The Montipora capricornis isolate CH-2021 chromosome 1, ASM3666992v2, whole genome shotgun sequence genome contains a region encoding:
- the LOC138048592 gene encoding uncharacterized protein: MFTGEKHQESEPVADCVSFTETAGKKTVQHPHFGGKQPKMHKPPKCISVTCKEEKENLAEELKDTRKQLNKALDELRMLKSLQENSGSSKESYGFGKLPRAVGIAKNWEEIGNGVWCCPIKVKAAVRDCTSRTALACALLAIFYPKEKLQGYRLHELDQDVIEAI; this comes from the exons ATGTTTACTGGTGAAAAACATCAAGAATCTGAGCCAGTGGCAGATTGTGTTTCCTTCACAGAGACAGCTGGCAAGAAGACAGTTCAGCATCCCCACTTTGGAGGAAAACAGCCAAAGATGCACAAACCCCCAAAGTGCATCAGTGTAACATGCAAAGAGGAGAAAGAGAATTTGGCAGAGGAGTTAAAAGATACTCGCAAACAATTGAACAAGGCACTAGATGAGCTCA GGATGCTAAAAAGCTTGCAAGAGAATTCAGGAAGCAGCAAGGAATCATATGGTTTTGGCAAGCTTCCAAGAGCTGTAGGGATAGCTAAAAAT TGGGAGGAAATTGGAAATGGAGTGTGGTGTTGCCCTATAAAGGTCAAGGCAGCAGTAAGAGACTGTACCTCAAGGACGGCACTTGCTTGTGCACTGCTAGCCATCTTTTACCCAAAAGAAAAGTTGCAAGGGTATCGTCTTCATGAGTTGGACcaggatgttattgaggcaatTTAA